Proteins encoded in a region of the Planococcus citri chromosome 1, ihPlaCitr1.1, whole genome shotgun sequence genome:
- the Tpr2 gene encoding dnaJ homolog subfamily C member 7, which yields MALSADLIIPTAKVSENFSEFLNEKEALADSLRKRGNEEYKAKEYTKALKFYSDAIDILPENASYYGNRAACYMMLGQYYKALEDARKSINLDTQFVKGYLRIIRCCITMGETVEAEKNLKIVSKLDPTNPNIPTEQSNLQQLKTIFSSAESSYKNKDYRQAIYYLDRALDVAKSCISFKIMKAECLAFLKRFQEAQEIVNSILNSIDKQNVDAIYVRGMCMYYMDNIDRAFTHFQHVLKLAPDHSKTVDIYKRAKLLKQKKEKGNEAFKASKLKEAYNYYTDALSIDPMNDSYNSKLYFNRATVAFKLGRLSESVEDCSSALSLDDKYIKPLLRRAKCYLDLQQFDEAVRDYEKAFKLERTDEVRLLLNEAKLQQKKSKRKDYYKILGIQADASTDEIKKAYRKRALVHHPDRHANATEGEKKEQEKKFKELGEAYGVLSDPNKRSRYDNGQDLEDSYGSDIDASNVFRAFFENSSNFRFEPCNRNNYSTFSFKFA from the exons ATGGCTCTATCCGCAGATCTAATCATACCTACTGCCAAAGTATCGGAGAACTTCAGCGAATTTCTTAATGAAAAAGAAGC ATTGGCAGATTCTTTGAGGAAACGTGGAAATGAAGAATATAAGGCGAAAGAATATACCAAAGCACTCAAGTTTTATAGCGATGCTATAG ATATACTACCAGAAAATGCATCCTATTATGGAAATCGTGCGGCTTGTTACATGATGCTTGGTCAGTACTATAAAGCGCTGGAAGATgctcgaaaatcgattaatcttGACACTCAATTTGTGAAA GGTTACCTGAGAATAATTAGATGTTGTATAACGATGGGAGAAACTGtcgaagctgaaaaaaatctcaaaatcgtttcaaaattaGATCCAACAAATCCTAATATTCCTACGGAACAGTCCAATTTACAAcaattaaaaactatattttccAGCGCCGAATcttcttataaaaataaagatTATCGTCAG GCAATTTATTATCTCGATAGAGCGTTGGATGTAGCAAAATCTTGCATTTCGTTCAAAATCATGAAAGCGGAATGTTTGGCTTTTCTTAAACGTTTTCAAGAAGCGCAAGAAATTGTCAATAGTATTCTAAACAGCATTGACAAGCAAAACGTAGACGCAATTTACGTTCGAGGAATGTGCATGTATTACATGGATAACATCGATCGCGCTTTCACTcattttcaacacgttttgaaaCTGGCTCCCGATCATTCCAAAACCGTTGATATTTATAAG agAGCGAAGCTATTGaaacaaaagaaagaaaaaggaaacgAAGCTTTCAAAGCTAGCAAATTAAAAGAAGCTTACAATTACTACACCGACGCTCTTAGTATTGATCCGATGAACGATTCGTACAATTCCAAACTATATTTCAATAGAGCAACAGTTGCTTTCAag CTTGGTCGTTTAAGCGAATCCGTAGAAGATTGTTCATCAGCACTTAGCCTAGATGATAAATATATTAAACCGTTGTTACGGCGCGCGAAATGTTATTTAGACCTGCAACAATTCGATGAAGCTGTCcgcgattatgaaaaagcctTTAAATTGGAAAGAACAGACG AAGTTAGATTATTGCTGAACGAAGcgaaattgcaacaaaaaaaatcgaaaagaaaagaTTATTATAAAATACTTGGAATACAAGCGGATGCGTCGACAGATGAAATTAAGAAAGCGTATCGTAAACGTGCACTCGTGCATCATCCAg ATCGTCATGCGAATGCAACGGAAGGCGAAAAGAaagagcaagaaaaaaaattcaaagaattagGCGAAGCTTACGGCGTTTTATCAGATCCGAATAAGAGAAGCAGGTACGATAATGGACAGGATCTCGAAGATTCGTACGGCAGtg ATATCGACGCTAGTAATGTGTTTAGAGCGTTCTTcgaaaattcttccaatttccGCTTCGAACCGTGTAATCGTAATAATTACAGTactttttcgttcaaatttgcTTGA
- the Atg7 gene encoding ubiquitin-like modifier-activating enzyme ATG7 isoform X1 yields MASEDKTLRFAPFSSFVNSSFWFKFADVKLEDDRLNEVTRHIWGYYSQSEKTNAVLIDCTSFNKSYDVCFSRCYCHGYHINKNTAEGFKNYDKSKLIKEYGSSIIRSIQNGEAVKDPSLLVTFVLLTYCDLKKYVFTYWFAFPALLQSQFYLGETPVKLDAILSSEQVKCVVVELSHLHSELPLNQKGFFCFCRKSQNISIFSLNDFISNLERNVNEFNVKDDVFWAFLDPCLLDEVPGWPLRNYLILLKHYCADAFRNEFKIVSLRGEASEWLDRSYIFSVRSSENVSLDLNNYDEFIGWQKNDKGKLHPKQINLSDDMDPKRLSSRAVTLNLKLVKWRLQPDLDLTIMENTSCLLLGAGTLGCSVARVLLAWGVKKITFVDSGVISYSNPARQSLYTFEDSTKALPKAVAAARALQLIHPGMDVTGEVLRIPIPGKESSDVDHVHKLTELIRKHDAVFLLTDSRESRWLPTVLCSYFNKIAITIALGYDSYLIMRHGISEQNCEEKLGCYFCNDVVAPGNSTVDRTLDQQCTVTRPGLSGIASSFGVELFVALLQHPKKGLAPGNSDSCLGKIPHSIRGFIADYEVMLPLTTSFNQCIACSSTIMKEYEREGENFLLKVFADRKYLEQITALSQYQLLDDQLDFPDSSDTDET; encoded by the exons ATGGCATCTGAAGACAAAACGCTACGGTTTGCTCCTTTTTCGTCCTTCGTCAACAGCagtttttggtttaaatttgcCGATGTAAAATTGGAAGATGATAGATTAAACGAAGTTACAAGGCATATTTGGGGTTACTATTCGCAAAGTGAGAAAACCAACGCTGTTCTGATCGACTGCACGTCATTCAATAA GAGTTACGACGTATGTTTTTCAAGATGTTACTGCCACGGTTACCACATTAATAAAAATACGGCGGAaggatttaaaaattatgacaaatcTAAATTAATCAAAGAGTATGGCAGTTCCATTATTCGAAGTATACAAAACGGCGAAGCTGTCAAAGATCCATCATTGCTCGTAACATTCGTTTTGTTGACATACTGC GATTTGAAAAAGTACGTTTTCACGTACTGGTTTGCATTTCCTGCCTTATTGCAGTCGCAGTTTTACCTTGGCGAAACTCCTGTGAAACTGGATGCTATTTTATCATCGGAGCAAGTAAAATGCGTC GTCGTTGAATTAAGTCACCTGCATTCTGAACTACCTCTGAAtcaaaaaggatttttttgctTCTGTCGGAAAtctcaaaacatttcaattttctcgctAAATGATTTCATTAGTAATTTAG AACGGAATGTAAATGAATTCAACGTGAAGGATGACgtattttgggcatttttggaCCCTTGTTTGTTGGACGAAGTGCCAGGTTGGCCATTGCGTAATTATCTTATACTTTTAAAACACTACTG TGCCGATGCGTTTcgtaatgaatttaaaatagtATCGCTTCGAGGCGAAGCTTCCGAATGGCTCGACCGCAGTTATATATTCAGTGTTCGCAGTTCTG AAAATGTGAGTTTAGATCTGAATAACTATGACGAATTTATTGGTTGGCAAAAGAATGATAAAGGTAAATTGCACCCTAAGCAGATCAATCTCAGCGATGATATGGATCCGAAAAG ACTATCTAGTCGCGCTGTCACCTTAAACTTGAAATTAGTCAAATGGAGGCTTCAACCAGATTTGGATTTAACGATAATGGAGAATACTTCTTGTTTACTGCTGGGAGCTGGAACGTTGGGTTGTTCGGTTGCTCGTGTACTTTTG GCATGGGGcgtcaaaaaaataacatttgtCGATAGCGGTGTAATTTCTTATTCTAATCCAGCTAGACAATCTTTGTATACTTTTGAAGACTCTACCAAAGCTTTGCCAAAAGCTGTAGCCGCTGCACGTGCTTTACAACTTATTCATCCTGGAATG GATGTTACCGGCGAAGTTTTGAGGATTCCAATTCCTGGAAAAGAATCTAGTGACGTGGATCATGTTCATAAATTGACCGAATTAATTCGAAAGCACGATGCCGTTTTTTTACTGACGGATTCCAGAGAAAGTCGTTGGTTACCGACTGTTCTATGTTCATATTTTAATAAG ATCGCTATTACCATTGCATTGGGATATGATTCGTACTTGATCATGCGACACGGTATCAGTGAGCAGAATTGCGAAGAGAAACTGGGCTGTTATTTCTGTAATGATGTCGTAGCTCCTGGAAAT tcaacaGTTGACAGAACTTTGGATCAGCAATGCACAGTAACTAGGCCCGGTTTATCCGGCATTGCCTCTTCTTTTGGAGTGGAATTATTCGTTGCACTATTACAACATCCTAAAAA AGGTTTAGCTCCAGGTAATAGTGATTCGTGCTTGGGAAAAATTCCTCATTCTATACGCGGATTCATCGCTGATTACGAAGTCATGTTACCATTAACTACCTCTTTTAATCAATGTATCGCCTGTTCATCGACg ATCATGAAAGAGTACGAACGTGAAGGAGAGAACTTTCTGCTGAAAGTGTTCGCGGATCGTAAATATTTGGAGCAAATCACAGCCTTATCGCAATATCAATTATTGGACGATCAACTCGAC TTTCCAGATTCCAGCGATACCGATGAAACTTGA
- the Atg7 gene encoding ubiquitin-like modifier-activating enzyme ATG7 isoform X2: MASEDKTLRFAPFSSFVNSSFWFKFADVKLEDDRLNEVTRHIWGYYSQSEKTNAVLIDCTSFNKSYDVCFSRCYCHGYHINKNTAEGFKNYDKSKLIKEYGSSIIRSIQNGEAVKDPSLLVTFVLLTYCDLKKYVFTYWFAFPALLQSQFYLGETPVKLDAILSSEQVVELSHLHSELPLNQKGFFCFCRKSQNISIFSLNDFISNLERNVNEFNVKDDVFWAFLDPCLLDEVPGWPLRNYLILLKHYCADAFRNEFKIVSLRGEASEWLDRSYIFSVRSSENVSLDLNNYDEFIGWQKNDKGKLHPKQINLSDDMDPKRLSSRAVTLNLKLVKWRLQPDLDLTIMENTSCLLLGAGTLGCSVARVLLAWGVKKITFVDSGVISYSNPARQSLYTFEDSTKALPKAVAAARALQLIHPGMDVTGEVLRIPIPGKESSDVDHVHKLTELIRKHDAVFLLTDSRESRWLPTVLCSYFNKIAITIALGYDSYLIMRHGISEQNCEEKLGCYFCNDVVAPGNSTVDRTLDQQCTVTRPGLSGIASSFGVELFVALLQHPKKGLAPGNSDSCLGKIPHSIRGFIADYEVMLPLTTSFNQCIACSSTIMKEYEREGENFLLKVFADRKYLEQITALSQYQLLDDQLDFPDSSDTDET, from the exons ATGGCATCTGAAGACAAAACGCTACGGTTTGCTCCTTTTTCGTCCTTCGTCAACAGCagtttttggtttaaatttgcCGATGTAAAATTGGAAGATGATAGATTAAACGAAGTTACAAGGCATATTTGGGGTTACTATTCGCAAAGTGAGAAAACCAACGCTGTTCTGATCGACTGCACGTCATTCAATAA GAGTTACGACGTATGTTTTTCAAGATGTTACTGCCACGGTTACCACATTAATAAAAATACGGCGGAaggatttaaaaattatgacaaatcTAAATTAATCAAAGAGTATGGCAGTTCCATTATTCGAAGTATACAAAACGGCGAAGCTGTCAAAGATCCATCATTGCTCGTAACATTCGTTTTGTTGACATACTGC GATTTGAAAAAGTACGTTTTCACGTACTGGTTTGCATTTCCTGCCTTATTGCAGTCGCAGTTTTACCTTGGCGAAACTCCTGTGAAACTGGATGCTATTTTATCATCGGAGCAA GTCGTTGAATTAAGTCACCTGCATTCTGAACTACCTCTGAAtcaaaaaggatttttttgctTCTGTCGGAAAtctcaaaacatttcaattttctcgctAAATGATTTCATTAGTAATTTAG AACGGAATGTAAATGAATTCAACGTGAAGGATGACgtattttgggcatttttggaCCCTTGTTTGTTGGACGAAGTGCCAGGTTGGCCATTGCGTAATTATCTTATACTTTTAAAACACTACTG TGCCGATGCGTTTcgtaatgaatttaaaatagtATCGCTTCGAGGCGAAGCTTCCGAATGGCTCGACCGCAGTTATATATTCAGTGTTCGCAGTTCTG AAAATGTGAGTTTAGATCTGAATAACTATGACGAATTTATTGGTTGGCAAAAGAATGATAAAGGTAAATTGCACCCTAAGCAGATCAATCTCAGCGATGATATGGATCCGAAAAG ACTATCTAGTCGCGCTGTCACCTTAAACTTGAAATTAGTCAAATGGAGGCTTCAACCAGATTTGGATTTAACGATAATGGAGAATACTTCTTGTTTACTGCTGGGAGCTGGAACGTTGGGTTGTTCGGTTGCTCGTGTACTTTTG GCATGGGGcgtcaaaaaaataacatttgtCGATAGCGGTGTAATTTCTTATTCTAATCCAGCTAGACAATCTTTGTATACTTTTGAAGACTCTACCAAAGCTTTGCCAAAAGCTGTAGCCGCTGCACGTGCTTTACAACTTATTCATCCTGGAATG GATGTTACCGGCGAAGTTTTGAGGATTCCAATTCCTGGAAAAGAATCTAGTGACGTGGATCATGTTCATAAATTGACCGAATTAATTCGAAAGCACGATGCCGTTTTTTTACTGACGGATTCCAGAGAAAGTCGTTGGTTACCGACTGTTCTATGTTCATATTTTAATAAG ATCGCTATTACCATTGCATTGGGATATGATTCGTACTTGATCATGCGACACGGTATCAGTGAGCAGAATTGCGAAGAGAAACTGGGCTGTTATTTCTGTAATGATGTCGTAGCTCCTGGAAAT tcaacaGTTGACAGAACTTTGGATCAGCAATGCACAGTAACTAGGCCCGGTTTATCCGGCATTGCCTCTTCTTTTGGAGTGGAATTATTCGTTGCACTATTACAACATCCTAAAAA AGGTTTAGCTCCAGGTAATAGTGATTCGTGCTTGGGAAAAATTCCTCATTCTATACGCGGATTCATCGCTGATTACGAAGTCATGTTACCATTAACTACCTCTTTTAATCAATGTATCGCCTGTTCATCGACg ATCATGAAAGAGTACGAACGTGAAGGAGAGAACTTTCTGCTGAAAGTGTTCGCGGATCGTAAATATTTGGAGCAAATCACAGCCTTATCGCAATATCAATTATTGGACGATCAACTCGAC TTTCCAGATTCCAGCGATACCGATGAAACTTGA
- the LOC135840865 gene encoding casein kinase I-like, with product MELRVGNKYRLGRKIGSGSFGDIYLGTNISTGTEVAIKLECVRTRHPQLHIESKIYKIMQQAAGIPEIKWCGSEGDYNVMVMELLGPSLEDLFNFCSRRFTLKTVLLLADQMISRVDYIHNRNFIHRDIKPDNFLMGLGQKGNLVYIIDFGLAKKYRDARTLSHIPYRENKNLTGTARYASINTHLGIEQSRRDDLESLGYVLMYFNRGSLPWQGLKAATKKQKYERISEKKMSTSVEELCKGYPTEFLTYLLYCRALGFEEAPDYSHLRQIFRSLFHRQGFSYDYVFDWNLLKFGGSRQGHSNIHEDRSGKIFQNEQDNGEGDARMISNRFRNSSTAAQQPLIPTMQQPLIPTSRGRGFALIPFGEPQQSHERRRYVADRSRASGIAVPATTSAATLDLSNPRFNNTTCPLSSMPSQSGINTATDSQTPKSLPISSRNRSANSFAKQTVK from the exons ATGGAGTTAAGAGTTGGAAATAAGTACAGACTCGGTCGAAAGATTGGCAGTGGCTCATTCGGAGACATCTATTTAG GTACAAACATATCTACGGGTACAGAAGTAGCAATTAAATTAGAATGTGTTCGAACAAGGCATCCGCAACTTCATATAGaatcaaaaatatacaaaattatGCAACAAGCTG cTGGAATACCGGAAATCAAGTGGTGTGGTTCGGAAGGTGACTATAACGTTATGGTGATGGAGCTTCTGGGACCCTCTTTAGAAGATCTCTTTAATTTTTGTAGTAGACGATTCACTTTAAAGACTGTACTATTGCTCGCGGATCAAATG ATTTCCAGAGTAGATTATATCCATAATCGAAATTTTATTCACCGTGATATAAAACCAGATAATTTTCTAATGGGTCTAGGACAGAAAGGAAATTTGGTCTACATTATTGATTTTGGTTTAGCGAAAAAGTATCGAGACGCGCGTACTTTATCGCATATACCATAccgtgaaaataaaaatttaacaggAACCGCTCGTTACGCTTCAATTAATACACATCTCGGTATAG AACAAAGTAGAAGAGATGATCTGGAATCTTTAGGATACGTGCTTATGTATTTTAATCGTGGCTCATTACCGTGGCAAGGCTTGAAAGCAGCGACCAAGAAGCAGAAATACGAACGCATTAGTGAAAAAAAGATGTCCACTTCGGTAGAAGAATTATGTAAAGGTTATCCGA cggaatttttgacatatttgcTGTATTGTCGAGCTCTAGGATTTGAAGAAGCTCCAGACTATTCGCATCTTAGACAAATCTTTCGTAGTTTATTTCATCGACAAGGTTTCTCATACGATTACGTATTCGATtggaatttattgaaattt GGAGGTTCGAGACAAGGACATAGTAATATTCACGAAGATCGAtctggtaaaatatttcaaaatgagcaAGATAACGGCGAAGGAGACGCGCGAATGATCAGTAACCGTTTTCGCAATTCGTCGACAGCCGCGCAACAACCTTTGATTCCCACTATGCAACAGCCTTTAATTCCTACTA GTAGAGGGCGAGGATTTGCCTTGATTCCATTCGGCGAACCGCAACAGTCTCACGAAAGGCGTCGTTACGTTGCTGACCGATCTCGGGCTAGTGGCATTGCTGTACCGGCTACTACCAGTGCCGCAACCCTAGATCTCAGTAATCCGCGATTCAATAATACTACTTGTCCTCTTTCTTCGATGCCGTCGCAGAGTGGTATCAATACGGCGACCGATAGTCAAACACCAAAATCTTTACCAATATCCAGTAGAAATCGTTCTGCGAATTCATTTGCAAAACAAACCGTGAAATAA
- the STUB1 gene encoding E3 ubiquitin-protein ligase CHIP: MSKSNSNPTDVELKEQGNKLFNMRKYDEAIICYSKAIIKNPSIPTYFTNRALCYLKLKRWELTCQDCRNALDLDSNHVKGHFFLGSALLELECYDESIKHLQRAHDLAKEQKQNYGDDIASQIRIARKKRWNMLEEKRITQEIELLSYLNRLIFEDSQRQIGKVKEESGNDGADEDSQSKIMELELKCDNYISELTSIFSKVDEKRRKRDIPDFLCGKISFELLREPVITPSGITYERKDIIEHLQRVGHFDPVTRVKLTSDQLIPNYAMKEVIDSFLQENEWALDY, encoded by the exons ATGAGTAAATCGAATTCAAACCCTACAGACGTCGAATTGAAAGAACAGGGAAATAAGCTGTTCAACATGAGAAAATACGACGAAGCGATTATCTGCTACAGTAAAGCAATT ATCAAAAATCCTTCGATTCCTACATATTTCACAAACAGAGCACTGTGTTACCTAAAACTCAAACGTTGGGAGTTGACTTGCCAAGATTGTCGCAACGCTTTAGATCTAGATTCAAATCACGTTAAAGGGCATTTCTTTCTCGGCTCGGCTTTGTTAGAATTGGAATGTTACGACGAATCCATTAAACATTTGCAAAGAG CTCACGATTTAGCtaaagaacaaaaacaaaactacGGCGATGATATTGCGAGTCAGATTCGAATAGCTAGGAAGAAACGATGGAATATGCTCGAAGAAAAACGAATCACTCAGGAAATAGAACTCCTG tccTATCTTAACCGCTTAATTTTCGAAGATTCTCAACGTCAAATCGGCAAAGTGAAAGAGGAAAGTGGAAATGACGGCGCTGACGAAGATTCGCAAAGTAAAATAATGGAATTAGAGTTGAAATGT GATAATTACATTAGCGAGTTGACTtctattttctcaaaagttgatgaaaaacgGAGA AAACGAGATATTCCGGATTTTCTCTGTGGTAAAATTAGCTTCGAACTCTTACGTGAGCCAGTCATCACTCCTAGCGGTATCACTTACGAACGCAAAGATATAATCGAACACTTACAG AGAGTTGGACATTTCGATCCGGTCACTCGAGTTAAATTGACTTCCGATCAGTTAATTCCGAATTATGCGATGAAAGAAGTTATCGATTCGTTTTTGCAAGAAAACGAGTGGGCTCTagattattaa
- the mdy gene encoding diacylglycerol O-acyltransferase 1, translating into MPEVQENVNVKSKRSKSLNEANELRIHEESVRKLQPDKPCHKYQDSLFSWSSGFDNFSGFVNWGFILLLMGGIRLLLENLLRYGIRIDPMQWLLLLKEENGIEHNTSLVLLAYSLIPLSLCLFIEKGLSKKVFEERTGLQLQIINASSILLIPMLVIPTYSKQFSLLGASTVCFMYSVLFLKLWSYIQVNMWCRREWISRVELKKKFDDHKNPLIDEPVENEDKESAYEKDLRLIKYPNNLNLTNLLYFMAIPTLCYELNFPKTDRIRKRFILKRILELLIGIQVMAALFQQWMIPSVKHALIPFSNMDILKATERLLKLSIPNHLMWLISFYLLFHSWLNFTGELFCFADRNFYLDWWNAKNVNVFWRKWNTVVHRWALRHVYWPMVEIGYGKVAASATVFFISAFFHEFLVSVPLRTFKSWAFVGMMMQMPLAYLSTYMESRYGSRCGNIVVWISLILGQPLCIMMYYHDYVISHYGEALIEQFGHL; encoded by the exons atgccgGAAGTCCAGGAAAATGTCAACGTAAAATCCAAGAGAAGCAAGAGTTTGAATGAAGCTAATGAACTTCGTATACATGAAGAATCTGTGAGAAAACTTCAACCCGATAAACC ATGTCACAAATATCAAGATTCCTTATTCTCGTGGTCATCCGGATTCGACAATTTCAGCGGTTTCGTCAACTGGGGATTCATTCTGTTATTGATGGGTGGAATCCGGCTTCTTTTAGAAAATCTACTAcg CTATGGTATACGAATTGATCCAATGCAGTGGTTACTTCTGCTGAAAGAAGAAAATGGAATAGAGCATAATACATCCTTAGTGTTGCTCGCAt aTTCGTTGATTCCTCTCTCATTATGTCTCTTTATTGAAAAAGGATTATCAAAA AAAGTTTTTGAAGAGAGGACCGGGTTACAACTTCAAATCATAAATGCGAGTTCAATTTTACTTATACCGATGTTGGTTATACCCACGTATTCCAAACAATTTAGTTTAC TTGGAGCTAGTACGGTATGTTTCATGTATTCGGtgctttttctgaaattatggTCTTACATTCAAGTGAATATGTGGTGTAGAAGAGAATGGATTTCCAGAGTGGAACTTAAAAAGAAATTCGATGATCACAAAAATC cTCTTATCGATGAACCAgttgaaaatgaagataaaGAATCGGCTTACGAGAAAGATTTACGTTTGATTAAATATCCGAACAATTTAAATTTAACTAATTTACTTTATTTCATGGCGATTCCAACGCTGTGTTATGAATTGAATTTCCCAAAAACGGATAGGATACGTAAAAG gtttattTTGAAACGAATATTGGAGTTATTGATCGGAATTCAAGTGATGGCCGCTCTATTTCAACAATGGATGATTCCGTCAGTCAAACACGCTTTAATACCATTTTCT AATATGGATATATTGAAAGCAACCGAAAGACTTCTCAAGCTGTCT attccGAATCATCTCATGTGGTTAATATCGTTCTATTTGCTATTCCATTCGTGGTTAAATTTTACGGGAGAATTATTTTGCTTTGCGGATAGAAATTTCTACTTGGACTGGTGGAATGCTAAAAATGTGAAcgtattttggagaaaatggaATACCGTTGTTCATCGATGGGCTTTAAG ACACGTGTATTGGCCTATGGTCGAGATTGGGTACGGTAAAGTAGCCGCGAGTGCTACTGTTTTTTTCATTAGCGCGTTTTTCCACGAATTTCTGGTCAGCGTGCCTTTAAGAACGTTCAAAAGTTGGGCATTTGTCGGTATGATGATGCAG ATGCCTTTAGCCTATCTAAGTACGTATATGGAGAGTAGGTACGGTTCTCGTTGCGGTAACATTGTTGTGTGGATTTCCTTAATACTAGGCCAACCCTTATGCATAATGATGTATTATCACGATTACGTCATCTCTCACTATGGAGAAGCTCTCATAGAACAATTTGGTCATTTATAA